The following are encoded together in the Chiloscyllium plagiosum isolate BGI_BamShark_2017 chromosome 1, ASM401019v2, whole genome shotgun sequence genome:
- the clrn2 gene encoding clarin-2, with protein sequence MPNHLKKALFSIAAIVSFVSIILLTVALGSTRWVTASILCKTGADIVNATDPEMVKFMGQLYYGLFQGRKIRHCGLGGRCSKITIFPQLVKTLNAAVHILVIFFICLAITFSVVSFGFCIYNAVKIPYQAIKGPMGIYLWTSIASLCGLFAIVCFISAVRLHRHTERIANFHEHVFKFIILQEYFDTSFWLCVASAVVHVANMLVVSISGVHFPKLKTKTEEANVTPEDLMY encoded by the exons ATGCCCAATCACTTGAAGAAAGCTCTCTTTTCCATAGCTGCTATTGTAAGTTTCGTTTCCATAATCCTGCTGACTGTGGCACTGGGGTCAACGCGATGGGTGACTGCTTCTATTCTGTGCAAAACTGGGGCTGATATTGTAAATGCCACTGATCCAGAGATGGTAAAGTTTATGGGACAACTTTACTATGGACTATTCCAGGGAAGAAAGATTCGACATTGTGGTCTTGGAGGACGGTGCTCTAAAATCACAA TTTTTCCACAGCTGGTGAAAACGCTGAATGCAGCTGTTCATATTTTGGTTATATTTTTTATCTGCCTAGCGATTACATTTTCTGTGGTCAGTTTTGGGTTTTGTATTTACAATGCAGTGAAAATTCCTTACCAAGCCATAAAAGGACCAATGGGCATCTACCTCTGGACCTCAATTGCAA GTCTATGTGGACTGTTTGCAATTGTGTGCTTTATTTCTGCTGTGAGGCTTCATCGGCATACAGAGAGAATTGCCAATTTTCATGAAcatgtttttaaattcattatcCTTCAGGAATACTTTGATACCTCTTTCTGGTTGTGCGTGGCAAGTGCGGTTGTGCATGTAGCCAACATGTTAGTAGTCAGCATCAGTGGAGTGCATTTCCCAAAACTGAAGACCAAAACAGAGGAAGCAAATGTCACACCTGAAGACCTAATGTATTAG